The following are encoded in a window of Primulina eburnea isolate SZY01 chromosome 4, ASM2296580v1, whole genome shotgun sequence genomic DNA:
- the LOC140829398 gene encoding 6,7-dimethyl-8-ribityllumazine synthase, chloroplastic-like, whose translation MASFSSLLSPTSRVNFTNLQKSLDQCSLYCCYYTCNTKPASLAAATAHSLRVGFGFPIEKSRKKDDVLHTLAVRQLTGSVTSAEGLRFAIVVARFNEIVTKPLLVGALKTFEQYSVKEEDIDVVWVPGSFEIGVVAEKLGKSRKYQAIVCIGAVIRGDTTHYDAVANSAASGVLSAGLNSGVPCIFGVLTCDSMEQALNRAGGKSGNKGAEAALTAIEMASLFEHHLKL comes from the exons ATGGCTTCGTTTAGTTCTCTTCTTTCACCTACATCTCGTGTCAATTTCACAAATCTTCAGAAATCTCTCGACCAATGTTCGCTTTACTGCTGCTATTATACGTGCAATACTAAGCCCGCAAGTTTAGCTGCGGCTACTGCTCATTCGCTTCGCGTAG GTTTTGGATTTCCTATTGAGAAGTCGAGAAAGAAAGATGACGTTTTGCATACATTGGCTGTTCGGCAGTTGACTGGATCAGTTACCTCTGCCGAGGGCCTCCGGTTTGCCATC GTGGTGGCGCGGTTCAACGAGATTGTTACTAAGCCGCTTTTAGTGGGAGCCTTAAAAACCTTCGAGCAATATTCGGTTAAAGAAGAGGATATTGAT GTTGTTTGGGTTCCTGGTAGTTTTGAAATTGGCGTGGTTGCTGAGAAACTTGGAAAATCGCGAAAATACCAAGCAATCGTGTGTATTGGAGCTGTG ATTAGAGGTGATACCACCCACTATGATGCTGTGGCTAATTCGGCTGCTTCTGGAGTATTATCAGCTGGCCTGAATTCAG GCGTGCCTTGCATATTTGGTGTTTTGACGTGTGATAGCATGGAGCAG GCATTAAACCGGGCCGGTGGTAAGTCAGGAAATAAAGGTGCTGAAGCAGCTTTGACAGCC ATCGAGATGGCATCTTTATTCGAGCATCATCTCAAGCTTTGA